A region from the Triticum urartu cultivar G1812 chromosome 1, Tu2.1, whole genome shotgun sequence genome encodes:
- the LOC125532882 gene encoding desmethyl-deoxy-podophyllotoxin synthase-like, whose protein sequence is MELPYYSYHLALCILLALLYHAALRAAATAATRRPRPKLPPGPWQLPIIGSLHHLLRGLPHHIMRDLSLRHGPLMLLRVCEREAIVVSSAEAAREIYKGNEATFSARLSSPGIDELSRHGQGIVFAPYGDHWRLLRRILMMELLSARRVKAFRRIREEEAARLVSSLQATSDGRLVNIGERLEEFVTDSVVRAIFGDRLPDRATFLRIVKQGMDLSLIFGLRDLFPSSWLVRLVPRGGGGKAERHRQEVFSVMGSILKSHEERRAAREGDAEHEQDMVQVLLRIQKDATTRVSLTDGVIRALLIDVFGAALDTATTLQWAMAELMANPRVMRRVQSEADCALAGQATVQEAALKSMQYLRAVIKETLRLHPPAVLFPRMCVGDCKIQGYDVPRGMIVLTNTWAFSRDPKYWDEPDKFMPERFEGEGVADLRGMDFEFTPFGVGRRICPGIDFAYANLEIALASLLYHFNWELPLGVEPGEAVMTEEFGVTARRKVNLFVRPIIRVPLR, encoded by the exons ATGGAGCTGCCATACTACTCGTACCACTTGGCCCTATGCATCTTGTTGGCTCTCCTCTACCATGCCGCCCtacgcgccgccgccaccgctgccaCCAGGCGTCCCCGCCCGAAGCTGCCTCCCGGTCCGTGGCAGCTTCCCATCATCGGCAGCCTGCACCACCTGTTGCGCGGGCTCCCACACCACATCATGCGCGACCTCTCCCTCCGCCATGGCCCGCTCATGCTGCTCCGCGTGTGCGAGCGCGAGGCCATCGTGGTCTCCTCCGCCGAGGCCGCGAGGGAGATCTACAAGGGCAACGAGGCCACCTTCTCGGCGCGGCTAAGCAGCCCGGGCATCGACGAGCTCTCCAGGCACGGCCAGGGAATCGTCTTCGCGCCCTACGGCGACCACTGGCGGCTGCTCCGCCGGATCCTCATGATGGAGCTGCTCAGCGCGCGGCGAGTCAAGGCATTCCGACGGATccgcgaggaggaggcggcgcgccTGGTCTCGTCGCTTCAGGCGACCTCCGACGGTCGACTCGTCAACATCGGCGAGCGGCTGGAAGAGTTCGTGACAGACTCGGTGGTGCGTGCCATCTTTGGGGACAGGCTGCCCGATAGGGCCACGTTTCTGAGGATCGTCAAGCAAGGAATGGACCTGTCGTTGATTTTCGGCCTCCGGGACCTCTTCCCTTCGTCGTGGCTAGTTCGACTTGTgccgcgcggcggcggcggcaaggcgGAGCGGCACCGTCAGGAGGTGTTCAGCGTTATGGGCAGCATCCTCAAGAGTCACGAGGAGAGGAGGGCAGCCAGAGAGGGAGATGCCGAGCACGAGCAGGACATGGTCCAAGTGTTACTCAGGATCCAAAAAGATGCCACTACGCGAGTCTCCCTAACCGATGGAGTCATAAGGGCACTCCTCATA GATGTCTTTGGTGCAGCACTCGACACAGCTACTACTCTACAATGGGCGATGGCTGAACTAATGGCGAACCCAAGGGTGATGCGGCGCGTGCAGTCCGAGGCAGATTGTGCTCTCGCAGGACAGGCTACAGTACAAGAGGCCGCACTAAAGAGCATGCAATACCTCAGGGCAGTTATTAAAGAGACCTTGCGACTACACCCTCCTGCCGTGCTCTTCCCTAGAATGTGTGTGGGAGACTGCAAGATTCAAGGATATGATGTACCACGAGGGATGATTGTGCTTACCAACACATGGGCATTCTCTAGGGACCCCAAGTATTGGGATGAGCCGGACAAGTTCATGCCAGAGAGGTTCGAAGGCGAGGGTGTTGCCGACTTGAGAGGAATGGACTTCGAGTTCACTCCTTTCGGTGTTGGGCGGCGGATTTGCCCTGGGATCGATTTTGCGTATGCAAACCTTGAGATTGCTTTGGCTAGCCTTCTTTACCATTTTAACTGGGAGCTGCCTCTCGGAGTTGAACCAGGCGAAGCGGTCATGACAGAGGAGTTTGGAGTCACTGCTCGAAGGAAGGTCAACCTATTTGTGCGTCCAATTATTCGTGTTCCCCTTAGATGA